A genomic stretch from uncultured Pseudodesulfovibrio sp. includes:
- a CDS encoding oligopeptide/dipeptide ABC transporter ATP-binding protein has protein sequence MSAILEVRDIDKHFDISGSIIDQIKFSDGKFNRKQTWVKAVNNVTLSVQPGETLSVVGESGCGKSTLARTVMGLYRPNKGEIHYKGARIDNLSSHQMRPYRTKMQMVFQDPYASLNPRMTVCQILEEPVRFHNPGMSRAEVKDKVAEVMLQVGVDPVWATNYPHEFSGGQRQRISIARALVVDPEFIAADEPIAALDVSIQAQILNLLMDAQDQRGLTYLFISHDLSVVEHISTRVAVMYLGCVCELAPSKELFSNPRHPYTQALLSAIPRIGGTAGGHVKLSGDVPTPINLPTGCVFNGRCPHANERCMREIPKQEVLANEVIVACHAVEEGRL, from the coding sequence ATGAGTGCAATCCTTGAAGTCCGCGACATAGACAAGCATTTCGACATATCAGGCTCCATAATCGATCAGATAAAATTCTCTGACGGTAAGTTTAACCGTAAGCAGACTTGGGTCAAAGCCGTCAACAACGTCACCCTTTCCGTTCAGCCCGGTGAAACCCTGAGTGTTGTCGGTGAATCCGGCTGCGGCAAGTCGACCTTGGCCCGTACAGTCATGGGACTCTATCGCCCCAACAAAGGTGAAATCCATTACAAGGGCGCCCGGATCGACAACCTCAGTTCGCACCAGATGCGACCTTACCGTACTAAGATGCAAATGGTCTTTCAGGACCCTTACGCATCGCTGAACCCGCGTATGACCGTCTGTCAGATTCTTGAAGAGCCCGTCAGATTTCACAACCCGGGCATGTCTCGCGCCGAGGTCAAGGACAAGGTTGCCGAAGTCATGCTGCAGGTCGGTGTCGACCCGGTTTGGGCCACAAACTACCCGCACGAATTCTCCGGAGGACAGCGTCAACGTATCTCCATTGCACGAGCTCTAGTCGTTGACCCCGAATTCATTGCTGCCGATGAACCTATCGCAGCCCTTGATGTGTCCATCCAGGCACAGATCCTGAACCTGCTTATGGACGCTCAGGACCAACGCGGTCTGACATATCTGTTCATCAGTCATGACCTAAGCGTCGTTGAACACATCTCCACTCGCGTTGCTGTCATGTATCTTGGCTGTGTGTGTGAGCTGGCTCCCTCCAAGGAACTATTCTCCAACCCGAGACATCCCTATACACAAGCCTTGCTTTCTGCCATTCCAAGAATTGGCGGGACAGCAGGCGGACACGTCAAATTGTCCGGAGATGTGCCTACACCGATCAACCTGCCCACAGGATGCGTGTTCAACGGACGTTGCCCACACGCCAATGAACGGTGTATGCGGGAAATCCCCAAACAGGAAGTTCTGGCAAACGAGGTTATCGTTGCCTGCCACGCCGTCGAAGAAGGTCGCCTCTAA
- a CDS encoding ABC transporter ATP-binding protein, whose translation MEPLIDIKNLRVDFELRSGKVRAVRDVSLTINKGERLGIVGESGAGKSVLGFSIINLISKPGRISAGEIIFNGQDIAKFEYDQMRKIRGNDISMIFQDPMMTLNPVLTIGTQMKETILAHMDVTDKEAEAICLDKLQKVYIPSPEKRLKQYPHEFSGGMRQRIVIAISLLTSPQLIIADEPTTALDVTIQAEIMDLLLELCKTENMGLILITHDLAVVSEVTQRIAVLYAGKIAELGKTEQIISNPQHPYTQGLLQALPQMAGGEQRLNQIPGMMPSLRDMPAGCPFEPRCTERMVKCKTQIPTLTTLDNGTQVACFAREGGK comes from the coding sequence GTGGAACCTCTCATAGACATTAAGAACCTTCGCGTTGACTTCGAATTACGCTCCGGCAAAGTCCGGGCCGTACGCGATGTCAGCCTGACCATCAACAAAGGCGAACGCCTCGGCATTGTGGGCGAATCCGGCGCCGGTAAATCCGTGCTTGGTTTTTCGATCATCAACCTCATTTCCAAACCCGGCAGAATCTCCGCTGGTGAGATCATCTTCAATGGGCAGGACATCGCCAAATTTGAATACGATCAAATGCGCAAAATCCGGGGAAATGACATCTCGATGATCTTTCAGGACCCCATGATGACCCTTAATCCGGTGCTCACAATCGGCACCCAGATGAAGGAAACCATCCTGGCGCACATGGACGTTACTGACAAAGAGGCGGAAGCAATCTGTCTTGATAAACTGCAAAAAGTCTACATTCCTTCCCCGGAAAAGCGGCTGAAACAGTATCCGCATGAGTTTTCCGGTGGCATGCGCCAACGTATTGTCATTGCCATTTCACTGTTGACCAGCCCGCAGTTGATAATCGCCGATGAACCGACGACGGCACTCGACGTAACAATTCAGGCCGAGATCATGGATTTGCTGCTAGAGCTCTGCAAGACAGAAAATATGGGGCTGATCCTCATCACTCACGATCTGGCCGTTGTCTCGGAAGTCACTCAGCGCATCGCCGTTCTCTACGCAGGCAAAATAGCAGAACTTGGTAAAACGGAACAAATCATCAGCAACCCACAGCACCCTTACACACAGGGATTGCTTCAGGCTCTGCCACAGATGGCTGGTGGCGAACAGCGTCTCAACCAGATTCCGGGCATGATGCCGTCGCTCCGTGACATGCCTGCCGGCTGTCCTTTCGAGCCACGCTGTACCGAACGAATGGTAAAATGTAAGACACAAATCCCGACGCTCACCACGCTTGACAACGGAACACAAGTGGCTTGTTTCGCTCGCGAAGGAGGAAAGTAA
- a CDS encoding ABC transporter permease, with translation MRTKWQRFKDSYMLHNFLRDPVALTSFIILAVLFFSAFAAPIIAPHNPYDSTTIDIMDAQVPPSWEVGGDTKFLLGTDAQGRDILSTMLYGMRVSIIIGVGAVCLQAFIGIVVGLLSGYIKRLDNILMRIADVQLSFSTYMVAIFIGAIVQTAFGVAGYDKVAVPLIIVIIGLAEWPQYARTVRASVLAERRKEYVEAARIIGLSKVRIMWRHILPNTLSPVLVISTVQVANAIMSEAALSFLGLGMPVNKPSLGSLITAGFEYIFSGSWWITIFPGILLVTLILVINLLGDWVRDFLNPKLYKG, from the coding sequence ATGCGAACCAAATGGCAACGATTCAAAGACTCATACATGCTCCACAACTTCCTTCGGGATCCTGTCGCTCTGACCAGCTTCATCATCCTGGCTGTTCTTTTCTTCTCAGCTTTTGCCGCACCCATCATTGCGCCACACAATCCATATGATTCGACCACTATCGACATCATGGACGCCCAGGTTCCCCCGTCATGGGAAGTTGGTGGCGATACAAAATTCCTGCTGGGCACTGATGCTCAGGGCCGTGATATTCTATCAACCATGCTCTATGGTATGCGTGTGTCCATCATCATTGGTGTTGGCGCGGTCTGCCTGCAAGCCTTTATCGGTATCGTGGTTGGTCTGCTTTCCGGATATATCAAACGACTTGATAACATCCTCATGCGAATAGCCGATGTGCAGCTCTCATTCTCAACGTACATGGTAGCCATCTTCATCGGCGCCATCGTTCAGACCGCTTTCGGTGTAGCTGGATACGACAAAGTAGCCGTACCATTAATCATTGTTATCATTGGTCTGGCTGAGTGGCCCCAGTACGCTCGTACCGTGCGCGCTTCGGTTCTGGCTGAAAGACGGAAGGAATATGTAGAAGCAGCCCGCATCATCGGCCTGTCAAAAGTACGCATCATGTGGCGTCACATCCTGCCCAACACGCTTTCCCCTGTGTTGGTCATCTCCACCGTTCAGGTGGCGAACGCCATCATGTCCGAAGCGGCCCTTTCCTTCCTCGGACTGGGTATGCCCGTCAACAAACCGTCCCTGGGATCACTGATTACCGCCGGATTCGAATACATCTTCTCTGGCTCATGGTGGATCACCATTTTCCCCGGCATTCTGCTCGTTACCCTGATTCTCGTCATCAACCTGCTTGGCGACTGGGTCCGGGATTTCCTCAACCCCAAACTGTACAAGGGGTAA
- a CDS encoding ABC transporter permease, whose translation MFAFTVKRILQAVMVMLIISFIGFAIKHNFGDPVRDLVGERVTPAERAEMREKLGLNDPFMVQYVRFLGNAMHGDLGQSYFFKKPAAEVIIKKAPATLELVFCAALLIVFLSVPLGIYAAIKPKSWFSRFVMGTSIVGVSMPVFLTAILLIYIFSVELHWLPSFGRGETVQVFGWWDTGLLTWDGLKHLIMPSIALSSIMLPLFIRLIRSEMMEVLETEYVKYAWAKGIMPRRVWLVHAFKNTLLPVITVGGVQLGIMVAFTILTETVFQWQGMGSMFIESVERSDTSLMVAYLVFVGIIFVLVNTLVDIIYGLVNPTVRVAGRK comes from the coding sequence ATGTTTGCATTCACTGTTAAACGAATCCTTCAAGCAGTGATGGTCATGTTGATCATCAGCTTTATCGGATTCGCCATCAAACACAATTTCGGCGACCCTGTCCGCGATCTCGTGGGCGAACGGGTCACCCCTGCCGAGCGAGCTGAAATGCGCGAGAAACTCGGCCTGAACGATCCCTTCATGGTCCAGTATGTCCGCTTTCTGGGCAACGCCATGCACGGCGATCTCGGTCAGAGCTACTTCTTCAAAAAGCCCGCAGCAGAAGTCATCATCAAAAAAGCCCCCGCTACACTGGAACTGGTTTTCTGTGCAGCACTGCTCATCGTGTTCCTTTCCGTTCCACTGGGCATTTACGCTGCCATCAAGCCCAAAAGCTGGTTCAGCCGATTCGTCATGGGCACTTCAATCGTCGGGGTATCAATGCCGGTCTTTCTCACCGCCATTCTCCTCATCTATATTTTTTCGGTTGAACTGCACTGGCTACCTTCATTTGGTCGAGGAGAAACGGTTCAAGTATTTGGATGGTGGGATACAGGCTTGCTGACCTGGGATGGCCTGAAACATCTGATTATGCCATCTATCGCCCTTTCCTCCATCATGCTCCCGCTTTTTATCCGCCTCATACGATCCGAGATGATGGAAGTACTGGAAACAGAATACGTCAAGTACGCCTGGGCCAAGGGAATCATGCCACGCCGCGTCTGGCTGGTTCATGCCTTCAAGAACACCCTGCTCCCGGTTATCACCGTCGGCGGTGTCCAACTCGGCATAATGGTGGCCTTCACCATTCTGACAGAAACCGTTTTTCAGTGGCAGGGCATGGGCTCCATGTTCATCGAATCGGTTGAACGCTCCGACACCTCACTGATGGTCGCCTATCTCGTATTCGTCGGCATCATATTCGTTCTGGTCAACACATTGGTCGACATCATCTACGGCCTCGTCAATCCCACGGTGCGCGTGGCAGGGAGGAAGTAG
- a CDS encoding ABC transporter substrate-binding protein, with the protein MKLSTFKSAGKFSLLLLTIIVSAMLLVGCAGEEKKEDAAEKAESAAPAKVTLKLAMDADPVSLDPQVQLSGGMLQFSHMVFDSLVRYDQDMNFIPRLATKWERIDDLTMRFYLREGVKFHSGNDFTAEDVVFSLERLKRSEDFKGLFEPFEGAKVVDAHTVDLITKQPYGLVLNMATYIFPMDQKFYTGTDDKGKPKDLILKTDYSFANVNESGTGPYVVTEREQGVKMVFTRFADYWDNTGNVETIVLTPIKNDATRVAALLSGDVDFIMPVPPQDLERINSTDGLQLVTMSGSRLITFQLNGKRNPALADPKVRQAMAYAYDNNGVVDKIMKGFATAAGQMSPRGYVGHLEELAPRFDLEKAKALMAESGFPNGFEATMIAPNNRYVNDEKISEAFVSMMSKIGIMVSLKTMPKAQYWDQFDAQVADIQMIGWHSDTEDSGNFYEFLSMCRNSETGYGQYNSGNYCNARVDELTLAAQTETDMAKRAAMCQEAEKIQYDEAGFIPLHWQNLSWASKSTMDTPKIVNVMNFPYFGDLIVK; encoded by the coding sequence ATGAAACTGTCGACGTTCAAATCCGCCGGCAAATTCTCGCTGCTTCTTCTCACCATCATCGTATCCGCCATGTTACTGGTCGGTTGCGCAGGTGAAGAGAAGAAAGAAGATGCAGCCGAGAAAGCCGAATCTGCAGCCCCCGCTAAAGTCACTCTGAAACTTGCCATGGATGCCGATCCGGTTTCCCTGGACCCCCAGGTCCAGCTGTCCGGTGGTATGCTTCAATTCTCTCACATGGTCTTCGACTCTCTCGTCCGTTACGATCAGGACATGAATTTCATCCCCCGCCTGGCCACCAAGTGGGAACGTATCGACGATTTGACCATGCGCTTCTACCTGCGTGAAGGTGTCAAATTCCACTCCGGCAACGACTTCACCGCTGAAGATGTTGTCTTCTCTCTGGAACGCCTGAAAAGATCCGAAGATTTCAAGGGTCTGTTCGAGCCTTTCGAAGGCGCCAAGGTTGTGGATGCACACACCGTGGACTTGATCACCAAGCAGCCTTACGGCCTGGTGCTCAACATGGCTACCTACATCTTCCCCATGGATCAAAAGTTCTACACAGGCACGGATGACAAAGGTAAGCCCAAGGATCTGATCCTCAAGACGGACTACTCCTTTGCCAATGTCAACGAATCCGGCACCGGTCCGTATGTTGTTACTGAGCGCGAACAGGGCGTGAAGATGGTCTTCACCCGTTTCGCCGATTACTGGGACAACACCGGCAACGTCGAGACAATTGTCCTCACCCCGATCAAGAACGACGCTACCCGTGTTGCAGCACTGCTGTCCGGTGATGTCGACTTCATCATGCCTGTGCCTCCGCAGGATCTCGAACGCATCAATTCCACTGACGGCCTGCAGCTTGTGACCATGTCCGGCTCCCGCCTCATCACTTTCCAGTTGAACGGCAAGCGCAACCCCGCCTTGGCTGACCCCAAAGTCCGCCAGGCCATGGCTTACGCATATGACAACAACGGTGTTGTCGATAAAATCATGAAGGGCTTTGCCACCGCCGCCGGCCAGATGTCCCCGAGGGGCTACGTTGGTCACCTTGAAGAGTTGGCTCCCCGCTTTGACCTGGAAAAAGCCAAGGCTCTGATGGCCGAATCTGGCTTCCCCAATGGTTTCGAAGCAACCATGATCGCTCCGAACAACCGTTACGTAAACGACGAAAAGATCTCTGAGGCATTCGTTTCCATGATGTCCAAGATCGGCATCATGGTTTCCTTGAAGACCATGCCCAAGGCCCAGTACTGGGATCAGTTCGATGCTCAGGTAGCCGACATCCAGATGATCGGCTGGCACTCTGACACCGAAGACTCCGGCAACTTCTACGAGTTCCTGTCCATGTGCCGTAACTCTGAAACCGGCTACGGCCAGTACAACTCCGGTAACTACTGCAACGCCAGAGTCGACGAACTGACCCTCGCCGCCCAGACTGAAACTGACATGGCCAAGCGCGCTGCAATGTGCCAGGAAGCTGAAAAGATTCAGTATGACGAAGCTGGCTTCATCCCCCTGCACTGGCAGAATCTGTCCTGGGCTTCCAAGTCCACCATGGACACTCCGAAGATTGTCAACGTCATGAACTTCCCGTACTTTGGCGACCTGATTGTCAAGTAA
- a CDS encoding TIGR03960 family B12-binding radical SAM protein: MKELLPILPRPSRYLGSEWGTTSKDPNTVTVRCALAFPDMYEVGMSYLGQKILSQAINAYPQFWAERVYTPCVETSAILREHNILLATLESDTPLKDMDAIGFSLTHELCYTNILYMLDLAGIPFRTADRDGSHPLIIAGGGATFNAEPVAPFFDAMVIGDGEETMPAVLSCIEQAKADDISRADLLKNLTKIPGIYIPSFFEDQGPGLPIKPLLDGYETVEKAVVEDLNNTPFPTGQTIPFDAIHDRLTMEIARGCTRGCRFCQAGMIYRPVRERSLDELDRILTDGLAETGYEETSMLSLSTGDFSGLDTLFTRSFDKCASEQISISLPSLRVGSLSAPIMERISSIRRTGATLAPEAGSQRMRDVINKGVDEEGLLEHVRMLFDNGWQGVKLYFMIGLPTETDEDLDAILDLCLKVRDAAGRHIKRLQVSAAVSPFVPKPQTPFQWEPQISYEEIFRRVHYLRDKFRQHKRISIKYHEPEMTSLEGVFSRGDRRLAEVVERAYAKGALFSSWKDHLRLQPYKEAMEEAGLDWDEYTGPRDPEGPLPWDHISSGLTKNFLLKERERALAEKITDDCRYGACRNCGVCEFDGRKSTLTTQAENKDIRPRLVFPQRDQEGEQPPYTVEKPDLTIKEAHFRLWYEKNGPAAYLSQLELQAVFERAFRRAGLPMAFSAGFHPMPKLSFGKALPVGVSSNAEWINVFLRQDFEPTEVIKRLIPNMPEGLAPIKADRLSMGKKQPQSVEEAFEIRFAKDVEKRLAQWHDFINADEFIVEKRTKKGGMKPVNIRPIIKEMTDSDSGLTLVMDWRELYMSPLALSMAIMEDASQLDFTLTKTAQRFDEK, translated from the coding sequence ATGAAAGAATTACTGCCCATCCTCCCCCGTCCGTCCCGTTATCTTGGAAGCGAGTGGGGAACCACGTCAAAAGATCCGAACACTGTCACTGTTCGATGCGCCCTCGCCTTTCCTGACATGTACGAGGTCGGCATGTCCTACCTTGGACAGAAGATTCTTTCGCAAGCCATCAACGCCTATCCACAATTCTGGGCGGAACGTGTGTACACACCGTGCGTCGAAACCTCTGCAATACTGCGCGAACACAATATCCTGCTCGCGACCCTTGAATCGGACACCCCTCTCAAGGATATGGATGCCATCGGATTCAGCCTGACGCACGAGTTATGCTATACTAACATTCTCTATATGCTTGATCTGGCAGGCATCCCCTTCCGCACGGCAGACAGAGACGGCTCGCACCCGCTCATCATTGCCGGTGGTGGTGCCACCTTCAACGCGGAACCAGTAGCACCATTCTTCGACGCCATGGTAATCGGCGATGGAGAAGAAACCATGCCTGCGGTTCTATCCTGCATCGAGCAGGCTAAAGCAGATGATATTTCACGCGCCGATCTCCTGAAAAATCTGACGAAAATCCCCGGCATATACATTCCGTCCTTCTTTGAAGACCAGGGACCGGGGCTACCAATCAAGCCGTTGCTGGATGGATATGAAACCGTTGAAAAGGCTGTTGTTGAAGATCTCAACAACACACCATTTCCCACGGGCCAGACCATACCCTTTGACGCCATCCATGACCGACTGACCATGGAAATTGCCCGAGGCTGCACTCGCGGCTGCCGCTTCTGTCAGGCAGGCATGATCTACCGTCCTGTGCGCGAACGCTCACTGGATGAGCTGGACCGCATCCTGACTGATGGACTTGCAGAAACCGGCTACGAAGAAACATCCATGCTGTCTTTATCTACCGGCGATTTTTCCGGTCTGGACACATTGTTTACCCGCAGTTTCGACAAATGTGCGTCAGAACAAATTTCCATTTCCCTACCGTCTCTCCGTGTAGGATCTCTGTCCGCCCCGATCATGGAACGCATTTCCTCCATCCGTCGGACCGGCGCGACGCTGGCCCCGGAGGCCGGCAGTCAGCGCATGCGCGATGTCATCAATAAGGGAGTCGATGAAGAAGGACTCCTTGAACACGTCCGCATGCTCTTCGACAACGGCTGGCAGGGCGTCAAACTGTATTTCATGATCGGTCTGCCCACAGAAACCGATGAAGATCTGGACGCCATTCTGGATCTGTGCCTCAAAGTACGCGATGCAGCCGGACGGCACATCAAACGGTTACAGGTCTCGGCGGCTGTCTCCCCCTTCGTGCCCAAGCCGCAGACCCCGTTCCAATGGGAACCACAAATTTCTTACGAGGAAATATTCCGACGAGTTCACTACCTGCGGGACAAGTTCAGGCAGCACAAACGCATCAGCATCAAATACCACGAACCGGAAATGACATCCCTTGAAGGCGTGTTTTCCCGTGGCGACCGTCGATTGGCCGAAGTAGTGGAACGTGCCTATGCAAAAGGAGCGCTTTTCTCCAGTTGGAAAGACCATCTTCGTTTACAGCCATACAAGGAAGCCATGGAGGAAGCCGGGCTGGACTGGGATGAATACACAGGCCCCCGTGATCCGGAAGGCCCGCTGCCATGGGACCATATATCCAGCGGGCTGACCAAGAATTTTCTGCTCAAGGAACGGGAACGCGCACTGGCCGAAAAAATCACCGATGATTGTCGATATGGTGCATGTCGCAATTGTGGTGTCTGTGAATTTGATGGACGCAAGTCCACCCTGACAACACAGGCCGAGAACAAGGACATTCGCCCGAGGCTCGTTTTTCCGCAACGCGATCAGGAAGGAGAACAGCCTCCGTACACCGTGGAAAAGCCGGACCTGACCATAAAGGAAGCCCACTTTCGACTCTGGTATGAAAAAAATGGACCAGCCGCATATCTTAGCCAACTGGAATTGCAGGCGGTATTTGAACGCGCCTTCCGTCGTGCTGGATTACCCATGGCATTTTCAGCCGGGTTCCACCCTATGCCGAAGCTTTCTTTCGGCAAGGCTCTGCCAGTAGGTGTTTCCAGTAATGCCGAATGGATCAATGTCTTTCTACGACAGGATTTTGAACCGACAGAAGTCATCAAGCGACTAATACCAAATATGCCCGAAGGGCTTGCTCCCATCAAGGCGGACCGTTTGTCCATGGGCAAAAAGCAACCGCAATCCGTTGAAGAAGCCTTTGAAATTCGATTTGCAAAGGATGTGGAAAAACGTCTGGCGCAATGGCACGACTTCATCAACGCCGATGAATTCATCGTTGAAAAACGAACCAAAAAAGGCGGCATGAAGCCAGTAAACATTCGTCCCATCATCAAAGAGATGACCGACAGTGACTCCGGCCTGACCCTGGTCATGGACTGGCGAGAGCTCTACATGAGCCCACTGGCCCTGAGCATGGCTATCATGGAAGACGCAAGTCAGCTTGATTTCACTTTGACAAAAACCGCCCAGCGATTCGACGAGAAGTAA
- a CDS encoding OFA family MFS transporter, translating to MPETKVMNRWLVVVGAILIQLSLGAIYAWSVFTPALKAVGWSKMQTQIVFAVGLACFAIIMLWAGRKLPAWGPRKLTVISGLVLGSGYALAGLFGGTNFWLLLLFVGVIGGSGIGIGYVVPIAVGMRWFPDKKGMITGLAVAGFGFGAMGWVKLAGSWGHLIATLGLSTTFIIYGAAFAALVITGGLWMVFPPEGWLPIGYTPPETTDTLNGTNGGFTSGEMLATRQFYYIFLTFVFSAGAGLMSIGLMKLYPMEALQSAGYSASEASAIAGTAMAIFFSLANGIGRIAWGMMSDLMGRKAAIVIMTATQGICVIGFPTMATNELILYVGATFIGFNFGGNFALFPTMTADTFGAKSVGQNYPFVFLAYGVGGIFGPILGGMLGDMGNFPMAFTICGVLCLVGAVLTYNIQPPKRI from the coding sequence ATGCCTGAAACCAAAGTCATGAACCGTTGGCTCGTCGTCGTTGGAGCCATCCTCATTCAGTTGAGTCTCGGCGCGATATACGCGTGGTCCGTCTTCACTCCGGCCTTGAAAGCCGTCGGCTGGTCAAAAATGCAGACTCAGATCGTCTTTGCCGTTGGTCTCGCCTGTTTTGCCATCATCATGCTCTGGGCCGGCAGGAAACTGCCTGCATGGGGTCCGCGCAAACTGACCGTAATCAGCGGCCTGGTACTTGGTTCCGGTTATGCTTTGGCCGGCCTGTTCGGCGGTACGAATTTCTGGCTTCTGCTTCTGTTCGTCGGCGTCATAGGTGGCTCGGGTATAGGCATCGGATATGTCGTCCCCATCGCGGTGGGGATGCGCTGGTTTCCTGACAAGAAAGGCATGATCACAGGTCTGGCCGTGGCAGGTTTCGGCTTCGGGGCCATGGGATGGGTCAAGCTCGCAGGATCATGGGGACACCTGATCGCCACCCTCGGTCTGTCCACCACCTTCATCATCTATGGCGCCGCCTTTGCCGCATTGGTCATCACCGGCGGCCTGTGGATGGTCTTCCCGCCCGAGGGCTGGCTACCCATTGGGTACACTCCGCCTGAAACCACGGACACATTAAACGGCACGAATGGCGGATTCACCTCCGGCGAAATGCTCGCCACACGACAGTTCTATTATATTTTCCTGACCTTCGTTTTCAGCGCAGGTGCCGGTCTCATGTCCATCGGCCTGATGAAGCTCTATCCCATGGAGGCTTTGCAAAGCGCAGGGTACAGCGCCAGCGAGGCCAGCGCCATCGCAGGCACGGCCATGGCAATCTTCTTCAGTCTTGCAAACGGCATCGGCCGCATCGCCTGGGGCATGATGAGTGATCTCATGGGTCGCAAAGCCGCCATTGTCATCATGACAGCCACACAGGGAATTTGTGTCATAGGATTTCCGACCATGGCCACCAACGAACTCATCCTTTACGTGGGTGCGACATTCATCGGATTCAACTTCGGTGGCAACTTCGCCCTGTTCCCCACCATGACAGCCGACACATTCGGCGCAAAAAGTGTTGGTCAGAACTACCCATTTGTTTTTCTTGCCTACGGCGTGGGTGGCATTTTCGGCCCCATCCTCGGCGGAATGCTGGGCGATATGGGCAACTTCCCCATGGCCTTCACCATCTGCGGCGTCCTCTGTCTCGTTGGAGCGGTCCTGACATACAATATCCAGCCGCCAAAGCGAATCTAG
- a CDS encoding cation acetate symporter, which translates to MEAGYQIPFTALFLIGCMLAFTIVTTFMFRKQKTSADYYLAGRKVNSFINASAISSDYLSAASFLGVAGVAFLFGFDGIIYALGFFVGYIALLLFLASPLRKFGRYTVPDFVSERFHSKRARVLGVIGVLFVSLFYMAPQMLGAGKVMGLLLNLEYETSIIIIACIITFYVTVGGMKATTVNQLVQFWILFGAMFLLAFIPFMVKGYTYTDVVKFISDFKGAEPITGKMFDGAAYTSPAYWLTNLKDTLSLLLALMFGTAGLPHILVRFYTAPDGKAARKTVIYVLFLIGMFYILSPYVGHVIRYAFLQGESMGVSPHLLQWLADNGKNLAVPVAGSYFGGQILLGIVVAGAFAAILSTVAGLIIACAGAIGHDLVVNVFNPNMPERSRVKVARIASVIVGLLGIPLGFWAESMQIAVLVGLAFAIAASTFFPVLVMGVWWPKMTKNGACAGLITGIVGSFFMILGKGLLPEFLQFKNPGGFVMILTFIAIYSISKMEYASKGEDALPPDTAEVMVILHGPEKA; encoded by the coding sequence ATGGAAGCCGGATACCAAATACCCTTCACAGCGCTGTTCCTGATCGGGTGCATGTTGGCTTTCACCATCGTCACCACGTTCATGTTCCGCAAGCAGAAAACATCTGCCGACTATTATCTGGCCGGACGCAAGGTCAATTCTTTCATCAATGCGTCAGCCATTTCCTCGGACTACCTTTCAGCAGCCTCATTTCTCGGCGTTGCCGGTGTCGCGTTCCTGTTCGGATTCGATGGCATCATCTACGCGCTGGGGTTCTTCGTGGGCTATATCGCCCTGTTGCTGTTCTTGGCTTCACCGCTCAGGAAATTCGGCCGTTACACCGTGCCCGACTTTGTTTCGGAACGTTTCCACTCAAAGCGGGCACGCGTGCTCGGCGTCATTGGTGTTCTGTTCGTGTCACTCTTCTACATGGCACCGCAGATGCTCGGCGCGGGCAAGGTCATGGGCCTGCTCCTGAATCTGGAATATGAAACCTCCATCATCATCATTGCCTGCATCATCACCTTTTACGTCACTGTGGGCGGCATGAAAGCGACCACCGTCAACCAGTTGGTCCAATTCTGGATTCTGTTTGGCGCCATGTTCCTGCTCGCCTTCATTCCTTTCATGGTCAAGGGCTATACATACACCGACGTAGTCAAATTCATCAGTGACTTCAAAGGTGCGGAACCGATCACAGGAAAGATGTTCGACGGCGCGGCGTACACCAGTCCCGCATATTGGCTGACCAACTTGAAAGATACTTTGTCCCTGCTGCTGGCTCTGATGTTCGGTACCGCCGGTCTGCCTCACATCCTCGTGCGTTTTTATACCGCCCCTGATGGCAAGGCCGCACGCAAAACAGTTATTTACGTCTTGTTTCTGATCGGCATGTTCTACATCCTGAGTCCATACGTCGGCCATGTGATCCGCTACGCCTTCCTGCAAGGTGAAAGCATGGGCGTTTCACCCCACCTGCTGCAATGGCTGGCTGACAATGGTAAAAACCTGGCCGTCCCGGTGGCTGGTTCATACTTCGGCGGACAGATCCTGCTCGGCATCGTTGTGGCAGGCGCATTCGCCGCCATCCTGTCCACGGTTGCCGGTCTGATCATCGCCTGCGCCGGAGCCATAGGCCATGATCTCGTGGTCAACGTGTTCAACCCAAACATGCCGGAACGCTCCCGCGTCAAGGTGGCCCGCATTGCCTCTGTCATCGTCGGCCTGCTCGGCATCCCGCTCGGTTTCTGGGCTGAATCCATGCAGATCGCCGTCCTGGTCGGGCTGGCTTTTGCTATCGCTGCCTCCACCTTCTTCCCGGTCCTCGTCATGGGCGTGTGGTGGCCCAAGATGACCAAGAACGGTGCCTGCGCGGGACTGATCACAGGTATTGTGGGATCATTCTTCATGATCCTCGGCAAAGGCCTCCTCCCAGAATTCCTGCAGTTCAAAAACCCTGGCGGATTCGTCATGATCCTGACCTTCATCGCCATCTATTCAATCTCGAAGATGGAATATGCATCCAAAGGCGAAGATGCCCTGCCTCCAGATACGGCAGAAGTTATGGTTATCCTCCACGGCCCTGAAAAAGCATAA